In Dama dama isolate Ldn47 chromosome 9, ASM3311817v1, whole genome shotgun sequence, the following proteins share a genomic window:
- the CTXN3 gene encoding cortexin-3: MDGGQPVPSPLVPLGNMSSDSSMSLEQKTTFVFVILLFIFLGILIVRCFRILLDPYRSMPTSTWADGLEGLEKGQFDHALA; encoded by the coding sequence ATGGATGGAGgacagccagtcccttctcccctGGTGCCCCTTGGGAACATGTCATCAGATTCTAGCATGTCTCTGGAGCAGAAAACCACAtttgtttttgtgattttgttgtttattttcttgggcatcCTCATCGTCAGGTGCTTCCGGATTCTTTTGGACCCGTATCGGAGCATGCCAACCTCGACCTGGGCTGACGGACTTGAAGGCCTGGAGAAAGGGCAGTTTGACCATGCCCTTGCTTAG